The region TGTATGAGGACGTATTAAAAAACTTCGCGGAGGGGGTGGAAAAGGATTTGATCATCCTTCCATCCAGCATCCACGAAGTCCTGCTGCTGCCTGACGACGGCGATATTTCCTATGCGGAGATGAGCCGGCTGGTAACTCACATTAACCGGTCCGAGGTCCCCAAGGAAGACCGCCTGTCCAATCAGGTATATCTCTATTCAAGGAATACCGGGGACATCACCATGGCATCCGCCGGCCCCGCTTCCGTTTGCTGACTTTAAACTTACAGACTGCCCCGGCTGATCCCGATACGTCCATTATCCAGATATTATTAAAATATCAGACTGCCCAGCTGGAATACCAGCATGGCCCCTGCCCAGGCCACGGCCAGCTGAAACAGCACCATTCCAATGGTCCATCTCCAGGAACCCGTCTCCCGCTTAATGGTTGCCACTGCCGCGATACAGGGCGAATACAGGAGGCAGAATATCATCAGGGCATAGGCGTTTACCCCCCCAAAACCAGCCATGGCAAGCTGTGAGGAAAGTGCTGTCATACCGGCAGCGGAGTTTACATTGTTGATTCCGTAAAGGACGCTGAAACTGGAGACAACCACTTCCTTTGCGGAAAGACCTGAAATAAGGGCCACCGCCACCTGCCACTGCCCCAGACCAGCCGGTCTCAGCACCGGCACCAGAACATGACCGATGACTGCCGCAAAGCTGTCGGACACATCCGACACAAATCCCTCCGGACCAAGGTTTAGTACAAACCAGAGCACGATGGAAGCAATGAAAATCGTGGTTCCGGCCTTACTGAGATAGTCCTTCACCTTATCCCATACATAGATGGCCACCGTACGGCCGTTAGGCGTCTTATACTCAGGCAGTTCTATCAGCAGAGCGTTCTGGGCGCTGTCATTCTTACCATGGATATGTACGATAAATGCCACCAGAATTGCCATACACAGGCCGATGATATAAAGGGAATAGGCCACAATCAGGGCCCTGTCCGGAAAAAACATCTCCGAAAATAATACGTAAATCGGCAGTCTGGCGGAGCAGGACATAAAGGGCGTGATTAATATAGTCCTCCTTCTGTCCTTCACACTCTCCAGAGCCCTGGTAGCCATGACCGCGGGAACCGTGCAGCCAAACCCTAAAAGCATGGGCAAAAACGCCTTGCCGGACAATCCTACCATGCCCATGGTTTCATTCATCACATATGCCACTCTTGCCATATAACCGCTGTCCTCCAGGAAAGCCAGGGCCAGGAACAGAATAAAAATATTGGGCAGGAATGTAAGTATGCCGCCCACGCCCGCAATGATACCGTCCACAATCAGGGAAGTGATCCACTGGGCCGCGTGCACACTGGTGAGAAGTGACAGGACTGCGCCGGAAAACATATCCAGCCCCATCTGAAAATACTCCTTTAAAAAATCACCCACTGTAAACGTGAGGAAAAATACCAGAGCCATGATACCTAAGAACACAGGAATACCCCACACGGGATGGGTCATGAGCCGGTCCACCCTGTCCGTGGTGGCAGCCTTTTCATCCTTGTTAAACAGGCACTCCTTTATGACCTCTTCTATATAGTCATACTTCTCGTTGATGATTTGTTTTTCATAATTGCGCGGAAGAATCCGGCTCACATCGTCCAGGGGATGATCGTCAATCACCACCTGGTCAAACTCCAGGAACTTAATGGCATGCCAGCGCATGTTATCCATCTCACCGTACTTTTTAAACAGCGCTTCCTCAATCAGCCTGATTTTTTCCTCCGCCTCCTGGCTGTAGCGTATAACCACACCCTGAGGCCCCTCCTCATAGTGGTGGACCACTGCGTGCATCAACACATCCAGTCCTGTCCGTTTCCTGGCTGATACGGGGACTACGGGTATCTCACCCAGCATCTCGGGCAGACGGTGCATATCTATCTCCATGCCCCGTTCTTCCACAATATCCATCATATTCAAAGCCAGGATTACCGGCTTCTTAAGCTCAATGAGCTGCATGGTCAGATACAGGTTTCTCTCCAGGGAAGACGCATCCACCACATTGATGATGACATCCACGCCGCCGTCCTCAATGCATTTGCGGGTAACCTTTTCCTCTATGGTATAGGAGGTAAGGCTGTAGATGCCCGGCAGGTCAATGACCTTGATGGGACGCCCTTTATAGCTGGTCTCTCCTTCCACCCGCTCCACCGTAACACCGGGCCAGTTTGCCACCTTAAGCTTAGCGCCGGTAAAGGCGTTAAACAACGTGGTCTTGCCGCAGTTGGGATTGCCCACAAATCCAACTGTAATCGGCGTCCTGTCATCCTCATGCTGCTTTGAAGAATCCAGCTTCTTCTCCCTGCTGTCTCCCAGAATCACACTGCCGTATGTATCCGTACCATTTGCCCTTGCATGTCCGCTCATGATGCCTGTTCCTCCCTGACCGTAATACCTTCAGACAAGCGCTTTCCCAGGGCCAGACGTGTCCCGCGCACCTTGATGATAACGCTTCCGCTGCCTTTCTTATTCAATATATTCACCGGCGTCCCCTCATTGACCCCCAGGGCCTCAAGACGTCTGGTAATACTCTCATCCACCTGCACGCCCGATACAACATACCGGCCGCCGATTTCACACTCGTTCAGCTTTTTCTGCATTGCTGCCTGTCTCCTTTTGTAGTTACATTTTAACCATATTCATTGTATGCTTATTGCGAAAAAATGTCAATAAAAAGAGTTTGTTATGACAAACTCAATTTCAAAAAAGAGGATGCAGCGAATCTCTCCGCTGCATCCTTTCTATACGTTTCGGTTCTATTAATATTGATTTTAGGCTTTACTGCACCCAGGCTCCGGAACCATCCACATATTTTCCATCCGGCGTCCATGTATTATAATACATGGCTCCGTTGGTGCCCAGATAGTAGTACTTGCCATTGATGGCCTGCCAGCCGGTGAGCATAGCGCCGCTGGGGTCTAAGTAATACCACTGTCCTCCCAGCCTCTGCCAGCCGGTCTGCATAGCGCCGCTGCCGTCCAGATAATACCATCTTCCATTAATGGCCTGCCAGCCGGTCTGCATTTCACCGCTGCCGTTCATATAATACCATTTGCCGTTGATGGCCTGCCAGCCGGTCATCATGATGCCGTTGGACGGATTCAGATAATACCAGGTTCCGTCCAGCTTCTGCCAGCCGGTGAGAATATAGCCCTTGTTATTGAAATAATACCATGCGCCGTTAATCTGCTTCCAGCAGGATGCCGGATATCCGCCTGTATCATAAGCATACCACACGCCTGTACCGTCCTGCTCCCAATGCCCGCTTCCGCCATAGCGGCCAAGCTCATCCTCATCAATATACAGGGAGCTGGAATCCTCGGACCATTCACCTGTCTTATTGTTGTAACGGGAAATGGCCCTTACACGGAAGGTATAGTCTCCTTCCCGGTTAAAATAGCCTGCAAAGTTATAGGAGGTTCCTGTGGTGCTGACCGTAGTGACTGTCTTGTCGTCACGGAGGAGTTTCACATCGTAGCTCTTAGCGCCCTCAATCTCCTCCCACTCAGCCGTGGTGTCACTCCACTCCAGATCCGACGCGCCCTGAAGCTTACCGCCGATACGTTTTAGCTCAGCATACACCTCAATGTACTGGCCATCGTCATAAATCTTTGCTTTCTTGAAATCCGCATTACATCCGGAAAGAGAGAAATGGCTTTTAGATGTGTAGGAGAACTTGTATCCGTCCTTGGCGGACAGCTCCACCTTTACCTCCGGTATATCTCCCACCGTCCAGGTATCCTGGTCCTCTATATTAGTATATTCGGCAGAGTCCACTTCAAATCCGCTGCTGCCCGCCTTAACTGTAATATCCCCTATCTCATCTCCGCTCTCAGGCGCCTTTGAATAGGAAAAGCTCAGCTTCACCGTGTCAATCTTCTTATCTGCTGCCAATGCCGTGAAACTACTGCCCAATACCATGGATGCTGCCAGCAGCAGACATAGCCCTCTTTTTCTCCTCATAAAACTTATCCTCCTCGTCTATATTTGCAACCAGTTGTGATTATTGCCTATCTTTATTATAAAGTAGTGGCATCTATAGTACAATTTAATAATCCTTAAAAGAATATTACATTTTTAGGTATAATGTTCCATGAGTTACATAAAATTACATATCCTGCAGCATTTTCTTGATTTCTACCATTCTGTCACGCAGCCTTGCCGCCTCCTCGAAATTCAGCTCCGCGGCGGCCTGGTGCATCTTCTTCTCCAGTTCCTTTGACAGCTTCTTTAATTCCTTCTCGTCCATGGACTCTGGATCCTTCTTAAAGTGCTTATCATCTGCATTCACAGCCTTGGATATGGCAATCAAATCCCTGACAGCTTTCTTGATGGTGGTTGGAGTAATTCCATGTTCCTCGTTGTACCTCTGCTGTATCTGGCGCCTTCGGTTGGTCTCCTCAATCGCCACAGCCATGGAGTCCGTCACCTTGTCCGCATACATGATAACATGGCCTTCGCTGTTGCGGGCAGCACGTCCAATGGTCTGAATCAGGGATGTCTCCGAACGCAGGAATCCCTCCTTATCAGCATCCAGGATAGCCACCAGTGTAATTTCAGGAATATCAAGTCCTTCCCTCAACAGGTTGATGCCCACCAGGACGTCGAACACATCCATACGCATATCCCGAATAATTTCAGCCCGTTCCAGCGTATCGATATCCGAGTGAAGATATTTTACCCGGATACCCACCTCTCTCATATAGTCGGTCAAATCCTCTGCCATCCGTTTGGTCAGAGTGGTGATAAGCACCTTGTGACGAGCCGCCACTTCCTTGTTTACTTCAGAAACCAGATCGTCAATCTGACCCTCCACAGGCCGCACCGATATCTCCGGATCCAAAAGTCCGGTGGGACGTATGATTTGTTCCACTCTCATAAGCTCATGCTCTGCCTCATAAGCAGACGGAGTCGCTGAAACAAACATCATCTGATTGATTTTAGACTCAAACTCAGGAAACGCCAGAGGTCTGTTATCCAGGGCAGACGGCAGGCGGAACCCAAAATCCACCAGCGTGGTCTTTCTGGACCGGTCCCCGGCATACATTCCGCGCACCTGAGGAAGAGTTATGTGAGACTCGTCCACAATAATCAGGAAATCTTCCGGAAAGTAGTCAATCAGCGTACAGGGCGGTTCCCCGGGCAGGCCTCCGGTCAGATGCCTGGAATAATTCTCTATGCCTGAACAAAATCCGGTCTCACGCATCATCTCCACATCAAAGTTAGTCCGTTCCGATATGCGCTGGGCCTCCAGAAGCTTATCCTCACTCTTAAAGAATGTAACGCGCTCCTCCAGCTCTGCCAGGATGTTCTCTGTGGCTTCCATCATTTTTTCCTTTGGCACCACATAATGGGATGCCGGGAAAATAGCCACATGACCCAGCTGAGCTTTGGTTTCATCTGTCAGAGAATCTATTTCCGATATCCGGTCCACCTCGTCCCCAAAGAATTCCACCCGGTAGGCCACCCCATCGGAGTATGCCGGATAAATATCCAGTACATCCCCCCGCACACGGAAGGTTCCCCGCTTAAAGTCCATATCATTCCGGTCATACTGAATGTCGATGAGCTTGTGAATGACCTCGTCCCTGTCCTTGATCATACCGGGTCTCAGTGAAATAACCATCTCCTTATAATCAATAGGACTGCCCAGACCGTAGATACAGGATACGGAAGCCACGATAATCACATCCTCCCGTTCGGACAGGGCGGCGGTGGCGGAATGGCGCAGCTTGTCTATCTCATCATTAATAGACGAATCCTTTTCAATGTAGGTGTCCGTGGACGGGACGTAGGCTTCAGGTTGGTAGTAGTCATAGTAGGACACAAAATATTCTACTGCGTTACTCGGAAAATACTCTTTGAACTCACCATAGAGCTGAGCCGCTAATGTTTTATTGTGCGCTATTACCAAAGTCGGCTTATTCAGTTGTTCGATCACATTTGCCATCGTAAAGGTCTTTCCGGAGCCTGTAACCCCCAGTAAAGTCTGGAATTGGTTGCCTTCCCGAAACCCTTTGACAAGGGCTTCTATCGCCTGCGGCTGGTCGCCGGTAGGGGTGTATTCCGAGTGGAGTTTGAAGATTTTTTGTTCATTTTGCACAAATACTCACCTCTGATTTCATAGTGAAAAAAAGACGCATGTCAACCAAAAATTCGTCAAGGAATATTTCATTTTCGTCAAGAGATTTTTTCAAATTGGAGCAAAACAAGCCCTTGACGAATGCTGTTCACAATTTGCCTTTTTTGCTACTCAGCGTACCTCCGTAATTCTATACGGACCGGACAGCACTGAAAGAACTTTTTTATCTTATCACAAATCATCAAATTTGTATAGATGCGAAATCGAACTTTTGTTCTTTTTATCCTATGTATGGGAGAAATTCTGTTACATCCAACACGATATCCAGCAGTTCCTTTTTAAAAAGCTCTGTTTCTTCCAGGTTCGGTAATACTTCTCTCATATACTCTTCCATTTCTGGTACGCCATCTGCTATGATACCTCTATTATCCGCATAAACGTCCATTGTTATAAGTTCTTTGGCATGTCCCATGAGTTTTGATACCGCCTTTGGATTAAATGCCTCTTTCAGCAGGAGTGTACAATAGGTGCTGCGCAAATCATGCCAGCGAATGTCTGGTAAGCCATTTTCAGAAAGGAGCCGTTTATAATACTGGCAATGAAATCCTTTACTCCTTGCTCTTCCATAGTTGGAACAACAAATATAGTCCAGATCCTGAAACTCTCTCTTTCTGCGGTTTCTGTTTTTCTCATACACCTGGCGTTCTTTTAAGATTGCCTCAAAGACATAATCAGGAATCGGAATTTCTCTGTAACTGGATTTTGTCTTTAACCCTACCTCCTGCTTTGTAAAAGTTTTTGGAGCAAAGTCTTCTTTTGCTGCGTTATGTACTTTCCCTAGCTGGCGTTCTACCTTTAAGGTGCGGTTGATATAATCAATGTCTGAATATTTGACACCATTGATCTCGGATCTGCGAAGCCCCATAAGCACATTAAACAGCACCTGCATGTGAATCGGCGTATCTTTACTTTTTTCCAGCAAAACCTGTATCTGCTCCATCGTCAGCGTTTTCTGCGTGTCGATATTTCGGGTTCTGAGACCTGGTTTCTTCTGCGTCTTTTCTGCTTTGGGAAGCCCTATCCCATCCACCGGGCTGGCCTGGATTACTTTGTTCGTTACCGCATAACGAAAAGAGACATTCATGATTGTTTTTACCAGCTCTGCTACCGGCCTCGAATAGTCTGCCTTGGTATTAAACAACTTTTGAATGTCTCCACGGGTAACATCCATCATTTTTTTCTTACCCAGAATGGGAATAATGTGATTCTTTACTATTCCGCAATAATTATAATAAGTTTCATGGCTGTCTGTGCGTTTTTTCAAATCTGTTTCAAGCCAGAACATCATAAAATCGGCAACATTAACCTTTGAATATACAACAAACGTACCATTATATAATTCTGCAATCGTCTTCTCTCTTGCCTTATTTGCCTCCTTCTCTGTTTTGAATCCGGACTTCTGCTGTGGTTTTTCGCTTCCGTCCGGATATTTCAAAAATACTCTGTAACCGAAGTCGGAGCGCACAGGCATTACCTGTGACACTCTCCAATCGACATAATTTTTTAAACTCAAATCTAACATGCAGAAACACTCCCTTCTGGAATAAAAGTATGATTCATAAAAGTAATAATCTGCTCATTTTCATCCATGACCTCACAATAATATTCAAACGTTGTATTGACACTTGCATGTCCTAACAAGGCAGATATCTTGATCAAAGGAACTTTCTGCTCTATCAATATCGTCGCATACATATGTCTCAACCCATGAACCGTAATGTGGGGTAAACCATTTCTGGAGCATAATTTTGTCAAAGCACTGTTCATTGCGGCAGTGGAGTGCGGCAAGCCATTTTCCTGGCACGAGATATAATCGTGGTCAAAATATTGTTCGCCATACTGCTGCTTATTTACTTCAACCAAAGCTTTTCTTTTCTCAATTTCCTT is a window of Enterocloster clostridioformis DNA encoding:
- the feoB gene encoding ferrous iron transport protein B; the encoded protein is MSGHARANGTDTYGSVILGDSREKKLDSSKQHEDDRTPITVGFVGNPNCGKTTLFNAFTGAKLKVANWPGVTVERVEGETSYKGRPIKVIDLPGIYSLTSYTIEEKVTRKCIEDGGVDVIINVVDASSLERNLYLTMQLIELKKPVILALNMMDIVEERGMEIDMHRLPEMLGEIPVVPVSARKRTGLDVLMHAVVHHYEEGPQGVVIRYSQEAEEKIRLIEEALFKKYGEMDNMRWHAIKFLEFDQVVIDDHPLDDVSRILPRNYEKQIINEKYDYIEEVIKECLFNKDEKAATTDRVDRLMTHPVWGIPVFLGIMALVFFLTFTVGDFLKEYFQMGLDMFSGAVLSLLTSVHAAQWITSLIVDGIIAGVGGILTFLPNIFILFLALAFLEDSGYMARVAYVMNETMGMVGLSGKAFLPMLLGFGCTVPAVMATRALESVKDRRRTILITPFMSCSARLPIYVLFSEMFFPDRALIVAYSLYIIGLCMAILVAFIVHIHGKNDSAQNALLIELPEYKTPNGRTVAIYVWDKVKDYLSKAGTTIFIASIVLWFVLNLGPEGFVSDVSDSFAAVIGHVLVPVLRPAGLGQWQVAVALISGLSAKEVVVSSFSVLYGINNVNSAAGMTALSSQLAMAGFGGVNAYALMIFCLLYSPCIAAVATIKRETGSWRWTIGMVLFQLAVAWAGAMLVFQLGSLIF
- a CDS encoding FeoA family protein encodes the protein MQKKLNECEIGGRYVVSGVQVDESITRRLEALGVNEGTPVNILNKKGSGSVIIKVRGTRLALGKRLSEGITVREEQAS
- a CDS encoding N-acetylmuramoyl-L-alanine amidase family protein; translated protein: MRRKRGLCLLLAASMVLGSSFTALAADKKIDTVKLSFSYSKAPESGDEIGDITVKAGSSGFEVDSAEYTNIEDQDTWTVGDIPEVKVELSAKDGYKFSYTSKSHFSLSGCNADFKKAKIYDDGQYIEVYAELKRIGGKLQGASDLEWSDTTAEWEEIEGAKSYDVKLLRDDKTVTTVSTTGTSYNFAGYFNREGDYTFRVRAISRYNNKTGEWSEDSSSLYIDEDELGRYGGSGHWEQDGTGVWYAYDTGGYPASCWKQINGAWYYFNNKGYILTGWQKLDGTWYYLNPSNGIMMTGWQAINGKWYYMNGSGEMQTGWQAINGRWYYLDGSGAMQTGWQRLGGQWYYLDPSGAMLTGWQAINGKYYYLGTNGAMYYNTWTPDGKYVDGSGAWVQ
- the uvrB gene encoding excinuclease ABC subunit UvrB; its protein translation is MQNEQKIFKLHSEYTPTGDQPQAIEALVKGFREGNQFQTLLGVTGSGKTFTMANVIEQLNKPTLVIAHNKTLAAQLYGEFKEYFPSNAVEYFVSYYDYYQPEAYVPSTDTYIEKDSSINDEIDKLRHSATAALSEREDVIIVASVSCIYGLGSPIDYKEMVISLRPGMIKDRDEVIHKLIDIQYDRNDMDFKRGTFRVRGDVLDIYPAYSDGVAYRVEFFGDEVDRISEIDSLTDETKAQLGHVAIFPASHYVVPKEKMMEATENILAELEERVTFFKSEDKLLEAQRISERTNFDVEMMRETGFCSGIENYSRHLTGGLPGEPPCTLIDYFPEDFLIIVDESHITLPQVRGMYAGDRSRKTTLVDFGFRLPSALDNRPLAFPEFESKINQMMFVSATPSAYEAEHELMRVEQIIRPTGLLDPEISVRPVEGQIDDLVSEVNKEVAARHKVLITTLTKRMAEDLTDYMREVGIRVKYLHSDIDTLERAEIIRDMRMDVFDVLVGINLLREGLDIPEITLVAILDADKEGFLRSETSLIQTIGRAARNSEGHVIMYADKVTDSMAVAIEETNRRRQIQQRYNEEHGITPTTIKKAVRDLIAISKAVNADDKHFKKDPESMDEKELKKLSKELEKKMHQAAAELNFEEAARLRDRMVEIKKMLQDM
- a CDS encoding site-specific integrase, with translation MLDLSLKNYVDWRVSQVMPVRSDFGYRVFLKYPDGSEKPQQKSGFKTEKEANKAREKTIAELYNGTFVVYSKVNVADFMMFWLETDLKKRTDSHETYYNYCGIVKNHIIPILGKKKMMDVTRGDIQKLFNTKADYSRPVAELVKTIMNVSFRYAVTNKVIQASPVDGIGLPKAEKTQKKPGLRTRNIDTQKTLTMEQIQVLLEKSKDTPIHMQVLFNVLMGLRRSEINGVKYSDIDYINRTLKVERQLGKVHNAAKEDFAPKTFTKQEVGLKTKSSYREIPIPDYVFEAILKERQVYEKNRNRRKREFQDLDYICCSNYGRARSKGFHCQYYKRLLSENGLPDIRWHDLRSTYCTLLLKEAFNPKAVSKLMGHAKELITMDVYADNRGIIADGVPEMEEYMREVLPNLEETELFKKELLDIVLDVTEFLPYIG